The Lewinellaceae bacterium genome includes a region encoding these proteins:
- a CDS encoding ATP-binding protein yields the protein MHRDAQVTMVMGRNGTGKSYLAHTIIKAMKERVIVITLNGAPAIWRQYEEIDITKKESWKFKKGIKQVYYMRQEKDTMKYIHKYFRDGIIVFDDCRGYLTSNVDSDIYLKRLLIDFRHKMLDLFFVFHAPTDVPPRIWAFYRTAFIGATDAIFPKSRIQTDSAERIIAAQKKVNAAFRKALAKGDNSHYGLFVKVRP from the coding sequence ATGCACAGAGACGCACAGGTGACCATGGTCATGGGGCGCAACGGGACCGGCAAAAGTTATTTGGCGCATACCATCATCAAAGCGATGAAGGAAAGGGTCATTGTAATTACCCTAAATGGCGCTCCCGCCATCTGGCGGCAGTATGAGGAAATTGATATTACCAAAAAAGAAAGCTGGAAATTCAAAAAGGGCATCAAACAGGTGTACTATATGCGCCAGGAGAAGGATACCATGAAATACATTCACAAATATTTCAGGGACGGGATTATTGTTTTTGATGACTGCCGGGGTTATCTGACCAGCAACGTGGACAGTGATATTTACCTTAAGAGGCTCCTGATCGACTTCCGCCACAAAATGCTGGATCTGTTTTTTGTATTTCATGCGCCGACTGATGTGCCTCCCAGGATCTGGGCGTTTTACCGGACGGCTTTCATTGGTGCCACGGATGCCATATTTCCGAAGAGCAGGATTCAGACGGATTCAGCGGAAAGAATTATTGCAGCGCAGAAAAAGGTGAATGCTGCTTTTCGGAAGGCTTTGGCGAAGGGTGATAATAGTCATTATGGGTTATTTGTGAAGGTGAGGCCTTAA
- a CDS encoding DUF2335 domain-containing protein: protein MAKSNHPSRRRNTNLKAAKNKNGAMIEITQDSFEGIMPHPDILNEYKAIHPDLPERLLAMAEKEGDHRRLCDRKLIRNAFWTDLLNNLFALLSVGVVVFLCYLLIKNDNAEEAASVAKVVIVSLASVFVFRRIITKPKEKS, encoded by the coding sequence ATGGCTAAAAGTAATCATCCCTCCCGAAGACGTAATACTAACCTTAAGGCTGCTAAGAATAAGAATGGTGCAATGATCGAAATCACTCAAGATTCCTTTGAGGGTATAATGCCGCATCCTGATATTTTGAATGAGTATAAGGCTATCCATCCGGATTTACCAGAGAGGTTATTAGCTATGGCTGAAAAGGAGGGTGATCATAGAAGGCTTTGTGATCGCAAACTAATACGAAATGCTTTTTGGACAGATTTACTAAATAACCTCTTCGCATTGTTGAGTGTAGGAGTAGTTGTTTTTCTATGTTATTTACTCATCAAAAATGATAATGCAGAGGAAGCTGCATCTGTTGCTAAAGTTGTTATTGTTTCCCTGGCCAGTGTTTTTGTTTTTAGGCGGATTATTACTAAGCCTAAAGAAAAATCTTAG
- a CDS encoding DNA cytosine methyltransferase, which produces MDYTEKHNEQRILSLCTGSRGIEKGIEKVIPGLRTVTYVEIEAFIIFNLVAEMEAGLVDSAPIWSNLKTFDPKPYYGKIHGITAGYPCQPFSQAGKRLGKDDPRHLWPNIREVIRTVRPLWAFFENVEGHLSMGFKEVHQSLRDLGYTVEAGAPHQRKRLFILACSDVNELRRCMADTCYEYGSISKKPWNRNNKTTASKCRKNVEYSNSSEKQGIGIRNEKELAYNRSAGINVADTMRIGGREGMERRESRQFNKNGSEWPAKPGQRQFEWEEKRTVKSGLGCTVNGYNFRTDLLRMYGNGVVEQVAEKAFYQLLVKQIENFDKLKT; this is translated from the coding sequence GTGGATTATACCGAAAAACATAACGAGCAGCGAATCCTTTCATTGTGTACAGGTTCAAGAGGAATTGAAAAAGGAATTGAAAAAGTTATTCCCGGACTTAGAACAGTCACTTATGTGGAGATCGAAGCTTTCATCATTTTCAACCTGGTGGCTGAGATGGAAGCGGGTTTGGTGGATTCGGCACCTATTTGGTCGAATCTTAAGACCTTCGATCCAAAACCATATTATGGGAAAATACACGGAATCACTGCCGGGTATCCTTGCCAACCATTCAGCCAAGCAGGAAAACGCCTTGGAAAAGACGATCCAAGACACCTTTGGCCGAATATACGAGAGGTTATACGAACAGTTAGACCTCTTTGGGCCTTCTTTGAAAACGTCGAAGGACATCTTAGCATGGGATTCAAGGAGGTACATCAAAGCTTACGAGATCTGGGTTATACGGTTGAGGCTGGCGCACCACATCAGCGGAAGCGATTATTCATCCTTGCATGTTCCGACGTTAACGAGCTCAGGAGATGTATGGCCGACACCTGCTACGAATATGGGAGCATATCAAAAAAGCCCTGGAACAGGAATAATAAGACTACAGCTTCCAAATGCCGTAAAAATGTGGAGTACTCCAATAGTTCCGAAAAGCAGGGAATCGGAATCCGAAATGAAAAGGAACTCGCCTACAATAGAAGCGCAGGTATTAATGTGGCCGACACCATGCGCATCGGAGGCAGAGAAGGCATGGAGCGGAGGGAATCAAGACAGTTTAACAAAAATGGCAGCGAATGGCCGGCTAAACCCGGCCAGCGACAATTTGAATGGGAAGAAAAAAGAACAGTTAAATCCGGCTTGGGTTGCACAGTTAATGGGTACAACTTTAGAACGGACCTTTTACGCATGTATGGTAACGGAGTAGTGGAGCAGGTGGCAGAGAAGGCTTTTTATCAATTGCTGGTTAAGCAGATTGAAAATTTTGATAAACTTAAAACATAA